A portion of the Bacillus sp. es.034 genome contains these proteins:
- a CDS encoding D-alanyl-D-alanine carboxypeptidase family protein, which translates to MKKVIVLIFLCSITSSVSAQQNAVKRPGNIYSDSAIIIDSKTGSILYSKNGTKQMNPASITKIATAIYAIQHSDLGDKVKISEKASHTQGSTVYLAAGETLTMNQLLQGLMVNSGNDAAVAIAEHTEGSVKQFVDKLNLFLKEDVGVRDTHFENPHGLYGENHYTTAYDMAKITSYALQNEQFRELFDIDSLDWKAEGWNTTLYNHHKMVKGEIPYPDVTGGKNGFIDESRHTLVTSAENDKLSIVVVTMKAQSKRAIYSDTKKLLDYGLNQFERNYIPKETVFQLDGTSYDLKKDIPFTQPVNGKITQKLAASGELSLYNQDHDELLSTMLTPVKGTAVAHTEAIASSEHKGGLFGKEWSGQLLFYPFIIYMALLFIAGTSVFRPGSFKK; encoded by the coding sequence ATGAAAAAGGTTATTGTGCTGATCTTTCTTTGCTCCATTACCTCAAGCGTTTCAGCTCAACAAAATGCAGTAAAAAGACCAGGAAATATTTATAGTGATTCGGCTATTATAATAGATTCAAAAACAGGGAGCATCCTGTACTCTAAAAATGGTACTAAACAAATGAACCCTGCAAGTATTACAAAAATTGCAACAGCGATTTATGCGATTCAGCATAGCGATCTCGGTGACAAGGTGAAAATCAGTGAGAAGGCAAGCCATACCCAGGGTTCCACTGTTTATTTAGCTGCCGGTGAAACACTGACTATGAATCAGCTGCTTCAAGGGCTGATGGTGAACTCGGGAAATGATGCCGCCGTTGCCATCGCTGAACATACCGAGGGTTCTGTAAAACAGTTTGTAGATAAATTGAATCTCTTTCTTAAGGAGGACGTGGGGGTCCGGGATACACATTTTGAAAATCCTCATGGACTTTATGGGGAAAATCATTATACAACCGCCTATGATATGGCCAAAATTACAAGCTACGCATTACAGAATGAACAATTCAGGGAGTTATTTGATATAGACTCCCTGGACTGGAAGGCTGAAGGGTGGAATACCACGCTTTATAATCATCACAAGATGGTGAAGGGGGAAATTCCTTATCCTGATGTGACAGGAGGGAAGAATGGGTTTATAGACGAATCCCGACACACCCTGGTGACATCAGCGGAAAATGATAAACTTTCGATCGTGGTCGTCACGATGAAGGCACAGTCCAAAAGAGCCATTTATTCCGATACGAAGAAACTGCTTGATTATGGGTTGAATCAGTTTGAAAGGAATTATATCCCTAAGGAGACTGTCTTTCAATTGGACGGCACTTCTTATGATTTGAAAAAGGATATTCCATTTACCCAGCCTGTAAACGGGAAGATCACACAGAAACTTGCCGCAAGTGGTGAGTTGTCCCTTTATAACCAGGATCATGATGAATTGCTTTCAACCATGTTGACACCGGTGAAAGGAACAGCCGTAGCCCACACAGAAGCGATTGCTTCGAGTGAGCACAAGGGGGGACTATTCGGGAAGGAATGGAGCGGGCAACTTTTATTTTACCCGTTTATCATTTACATGGCCCTTCTATTCATTGCAGGGACGTCCGTGTTTCGGCCAGGGTCATTCAAAAAGTAA
- the yidC gene encoding membrane protein insertase YidC, which yields MKKISFIFVLLLFTLTGCQSATTEGAFFHDYLVNPFSFLIHEIGTFLGGNFGVAIIVITLLIRLVLLPFMLKTYKNQQDMKGKMALIKPEMSAIQKKIKETKDKEEQKKLQQELMMLYQKNGVNPLNMGCLPLLIQTPILIGLYYAIRSSSEIASHSFLWFNLGQPDHIMAIIAGVVYLAQSRVSLMNIPAEQQAQMKIMGLLSPVMIFIFSLNAPAALPLYWTVGGAFLILQTLIGKTLYHQQPALEKQESQ from the coding sequence TTGAAAAAAATTTCATTCATTTTCGTTTTACTATTATTCACCTTGACTGGATGCCAGTCTGCCACCACTGAAGGAGCATTCTTTCATGACTATCTTGTCAATCCATTTTCATTTCTCATTCATGAAATTGGAACCTTCCTTGGCGGGAACTTTGGCGTGGCCATTATCGTGATCACCCTTCTTATTCGTCTTGTTCTTCTGCCTTTTATGCTTAAAACGTATAAGAATCAACAGGATATGAAAGGGAAAATGGCGTTGATCAAGCCTGAGATGTCTGCGATCCAAAAGAAGATCAAAGAAACGAAGGATAAAGAAGAACAGAAAAAGCTTCAGCAGGAATTGATGATGCTCTATCAAAAAAACGGTGTAAATCCTCTTAATATGGGATGTTTGCCGTTATTGATCCAAACGCCGATCCTGATTGGACTCTATTATGCGATCCGTTCATCTTCAGAAATTGCCAGTCACTCTTTCCTATGGTTCAATCTTGGACAACCGGACCATATCATGGCGATTATTGCCGGGGTTGTGTACTTGGCGCAATCTCGCGTTTCCTTGATGAACATCCCTGCAGAGCAGCAGGCACAGATGAAAATAATGGGGCTTCTGTCCCCGGTCATGATCTTCATCTTTTCACTTAACGCACCTGCTGCACTTCCGCTATATTGGACGGTCGGTGGCGCATTCCTCATTCTGCAGACCCTGATCGGCAAGACCCTTTACCATCAGCAGCCAGCATTAGAAAAACAGGAAAGTCAATAA
- a CDS encoding cupredoxin domain-containing protein, whose protein sequence is MNFIVLKKGSIIAILVTILVITVGTVWSLSSKNSYPTVSLSEKTEKKQVIQLVTGEFKSKTPDGKEIEAYRWDPGTIVVEKGREVELRIYGVNGMEHPFYIEGTDIKGTVKKGKETVVDVTFAKEGTYRLICEMHETIENNGPMIAYIVVD, encoded by the coding sequence ATAAATTTCATTGTATTGAAGAAAGGTTCCATCATTGCCATTTTGGTGACAATCCTGGTGATTACAGTCGGTACGGTTTGGTCGTTATCTTCCAAAAACTCATATCCCACAGTGTCATTATCGGAGAAAACGGAAAAAAAACAAGTCATTCAGCTTGTAACCGGCGAGTTCAAATCGAAAACACCCGACGGCAAGGAAATCGAAGCATATCGGTGGGACCCAGGGACCATTGTTGTCGAGAAAGGCAGGGAGGTTGAACTGCGCATTTACGGAGTAAACGGTATGGAACACCCATTTTACATTGAGGGCACGGATATTAAAGGTACTGTAAAAAAAGGGAAAGAGACCGTGGTAGATGTAACCTTTGCAAAGGAAGGAACATACAGACTTATTTGTGAAATGCACGAAACCATCGAGAATAATGGTCCGATGATTGCTTATATCGTTGTTGATTAG
- a CDS encoding DUF1033 family protein, which produces MDITWRVITTKSDAEPWWFFEGWEKDIRRDWTFDSRDEAVETFLSELKRFSEHYPKAKTKKFHSIAFWDPEEVYFCEACDDDLQVYYGLVIFENDQPMEIKDDLIIREITDIMEQ; this is translated from the coding sequence ATGGATATTACATGGAGAGTTATAACGACAAAAAGTGATGCAGAGCCATGGTGGTTTTTTGAAGGCTGGGAAAAGGATATTAGAAGAGATTGGACGTTTGATAGCAGGGATGAAGCTGTTGAAACCTTTCTTTCTGAACTGAAACGATTCAGTGAACATTATCCAAAGGCAAAAACGAAGAAATTTCACTCCATAGCATTTTGGGATCCGGAAGAGGTGTATTTTTGCGAAGCCTGTGATGATGATCTGCAGGTCTATTACGGATTGGTCATCTTTGAGAACGATCAGCCGATGGAGATCAAGGATGACTTGATCATCAGAGAAATCACCGATATAATGGAACAATAG
- a CDS encoding Ger(x)C family spore germination protein — protein sequence MNKVLLLILVCFPSIFLSSCVETKYLEKLGLITAVGYDQAEDNKITGTLVLYQFNPAMEDVEKVLSTTSKTSKGIRLSQNLESDHKLVSGQLRIVVYGRDLAARGISHLVDTLERDSAIGNMVYLTIADTTAEEVLRYQMEERPSNRGTYLYNLVRQNVESEMIVSPTLQEFITDYGSVGKDPILPLLKAANGKVGIDGFALFTRDKFIKEIKKDKIFFIRSLMEDYNAGSVEVELPLDKFKPYLSRLPAAPDDNKVYMMIDSIKSSYKIQTEKKERASFKVELNIESRILEMSEELKLSKPKALQLVEEEVENYIEKNIKDILLMLQEEGTDPIGFGMEYRSVRGNEDLTRKQWDKLYKVATFDVKVNNTIIRTGVID from the coding sequence ATGAATAAAGTCTTGTTACTTATTTTGGTCTGTTTTCCTTCAATTTTCTTAAGCAGCTGTGTAGAAACGAAATATTTAGAAAAACTGGGTCTGATCACTGCCGTCGGGTATGACCAGGCTGAAGATAACAAAATCACGGGGACGCTGGTCCTTTATCAATTCAACCCTGCCATGGAGGATGTTGAAAAGGTCCTCTCCACTACGTCGAAAACCAGTAAAGGTATTCGGTTATCACAAAATCTAGAGTCTGATCACAAACTTGTGTCTGGCCAGTTGAGGATCGTTGTATACGGCCGGGACCTTGCAGCCAGAGGGATTTCCCACCTGGTGGATACCCTTGAAAGAGATTCCGCAATCGGAAATATGGTGTATTTAACGATAGCCGATACCACGGCTGAAGAAGTATTGAGGTATCAGATGGAGGAAAGACCTTCGAATAGGGGGACCTACCTTTACAATTTAGTCAGGCAAAACGTAGAATCAGAGATGATTGTTTCCCCAACCCTCCAGGAATTCATCACTGATTACGGAAGCGTCGGTAAAGACCCCATCCTTCCATTATTGAAGGCTGCAAATGGAAAAGTCGGGATAGATGGCTTCGCATTATTCACAAGAGATAAGTTCATTAAAGAAATTAAAAAAGACAAAATCTTCTTCATCCGTTCTTTGATGGAAGACTACAACGCAGGGAGTGTTGAGGTTGAATTACCTCTAGATAAGTTCAAGCCCTATTTATCTCGCCTACCTGCAGCTCCCGATGACAACAAAGTATATATGATGATCGACAGCATTAAATCTTCCTATAAGATTCAAACAGAAAAAAAAGAACGGGCTTCATTCAAGGTCGAATTGAATATTGAGTCGCGAATACTTGAAATGAGTGAAGAATTGAAGCTCTCTAAACCAAAGGCACTGCAATTGGTTGAAGAGGAAGTTGAGAATTATATTGAAAAGAACATTAAGGATATCCTCCTGATGCTGCAAGAGGAAGGAACCGATCCGATTGGGTTTGGAATGGAGTACAGGAGTGTCAGGGGAAACGAGGATTTGACAAGGAAACAGTGGGACAAACTGTATAAAGTGGCCACCTTTGATGTGAAGGTGAATAACACAATCATCCGTACAGGTGTTATCGATTAA
- a CDS encoding GerAB/ArcD/ProY family transporter, with amino-acid sequence MEINVNPKERLMFNAFLLMFILHTAQTGVGIAGLPRIIYMEANKDAWISVIIAGILVSFVLFLMVKTLETYDSADLYGIHMDIYGKWISKGVNVLYILFYLSVTYVILMNYIEMVQAWIFPRMPTWLLMGLLIFLLVYGVLGGIRVVVGIAFLGLILAFWLLFMIYTPVKFMDFNHLLPVLTSSPKELMMGAYKTSFTIIGFDLVLFVYPYIKEKKKVLKYALIGTGYSTFLFTVVTVVSIGFFSEDALLKTIWPVLSMFKILRIPNLERFEFIAVSFWMLVILPNICLYFWVATRGMKRVFHFSQKKAIYLFAAILWILSLFVHERITMNTITDKVGTVSFFLSFMYPAFLFILVKLKHIGNKKKGVDI; translated from the coding sequence ATGGAGATCAATGTGAATCCTAAAGAGCGGCTGATGTTTAATGCGTTTTTACTTATGTTTATTTTACATACTGCACAAACCGGGGTAGGAATTGCAGGGTTACCAAGGATCATTTATATGGAGGCCAATAAAGATGCCTGGATTTCGGTGATCATTGCCGGCATTCTTGTTTCCTTTGTGTTATTCCTCATGGTTAAAACGCTTGAAACCTATGATAGTGCAGATTTATATGGGATTCATATGGACATATACGGAAAGTGGATCAGTAAAGGGGTAAATGTACTCTATATTCTTTTTTACCTGAGCGTGACCTATGTCATCCTGATGAATTACATCGAAATGGTGCAAGCTTGGATCTTCCCGAGAATGCCGACTTGGCTATTGATGGGACTGCTCATCTTCTTACTTGTTTATGGTGTTCTAGGGGGGATCAGAGTGGTCGTGGGAATTGCGTTTTTAGGTCTGATACTGGCATTTTGGCTATTATTCATGATATATACCCCGGTTAAATTCATGGACTTCAATCACCTTCTGCCAGTCTTGACTTCCTCTCCAAAGGAGCTCATGATGGGTGCTTATAAAACGAGTTTTACCATCATTGGCTTTGACTTGGTGTTATTTGTCTATCCTTATATAAAGGAAAAGAAAAAAGTATTAAAATACGCTCTCATCGGTACCGGGTATTCAACCTTTTTATTCACCGTGGTGACCGTTGTAAGCATTGGATTCTTCTCAGAGGACGCTCTCTTAAAGACAATCTGGCCCGTTCTATCCATGTTCAAAATCTTGAGGATCCCAAACCTGGAGCGTTTCGAATTCATTGCCGTCTCCTTCTGGATGTTAGTCATCCTCCCAAACATATGCTTGTACTTTTGGGTAGCGACCAGGGGAATGAAACGAGTCTTTCATTTTTCCCAAAAAAAAGCCATCTATCTCTTCGCAGCTATCCTATGGATATTGTCGTTATTCGTTCATGAACGAATAACGATGAATACCATTACTGATAAGGTGGGTACTGTAAGTTTTTTTCTCTCTTTCATGTACCCCGCTTTCCTGTTTATCCTGGTTAAATTAAAACATATCGGGAACAAGAAAAAGGGTGTAGATATATGA
- a CDS encoding spore germination protein, with protein MKKSIDQGLPHSFDIEIFHKELLALLSNSEDLVFRVITKGDQKIAVAYFDDLINPTSMQDSIVRPIEESSEELDYHLIKDTINIPKLTTTNAITDVVDNLVNGTAYIFKEGDTHGVLADVADKGTRALEKAETESLVFGPKISFTESITKNLNLIRSNINDPKLCVETFMIGSRTKKKVQMVYIKDIAEEENVNTFRQRMTDIEIDSIVDSTVLAQLIEDNSFTFFPQFITTELPDRCTISLLHGKIALLVDRSPTAIIGPSTFINFFESTEDIYMRWNMGTFLRFIRFVAIFFSILLTPAYVAVLTYHYEVIPSALLVSLGQSRSNVPFPPVFEALLLEFIIELLREAGARLPTKVGQTMGIVGGIVIGQASVQAGFTSNILIIIIAISALGSFTAPSYAIGTAVRIIRFPIIVMAGLYGGVGIMFCFCFILIHLLKITTLGRPYLSPIYPFRFSDLKYSIFRMPYQYFVKRPVSNHPIDKGRIPIKKAKRKKDVDE; from the coding sequence ATGAAGAAGAGTATAGATCAAGGCCTTCCCCACAGCTTTGATATCGAGATCTTCCATAAGGAATTGCTTGCTTTGTTGAGCAACAGTGAAGACTTAGTATTCAGGGTCATCACAAAAGGGGATCAAAAAATCGCAGTGGCTTATTTCGACGATCTGATTAACCCCACTTCCATGCAGGATAGCATTGTCAGACCAATAGAGGAATCTAGCGAAGAGCTGGACTATCACCTGATCAAAGATACGATTAATATCCCAAAGCTTACAACAACGAATGCCATTACTGATGTTGTCGACAATCTTGTGAATGGGACCGCTTATATCTTTAAAGAAGGAGATACCCACGGTGTTTTAGCGGATGTGGCAGATAAAGGTACACGGGCACTTGAAAAGGCAGAAACCGAATCATTGGTATTTGGACCGAAGATCTCGTTCACTGAATCCATAACGAAGAATCTCAATTTAATTCGCTCAAATATCAACGATCCTAAATTATGCGTCGAGACCTTTATGATCGGATCCAGAACGAAAAAAAAGGTACAAATGGTTTATATCAAGGATATTGCTGAGGAAGAAAACGTGAATACATTCAGACAGCGGATGACAGATATTGAAATTGATAGCATTGTGGATTCAACTGTCCTTGCTCAATTGATTGAGGATAATTCTTTCACCTTCTTCCCCCAATTCATCACAACAGAGCTGCCCGACCGGTGCACCATCTCCCTTCTTCACGGTAAAATCGCTTTACTCGTGGATCGCAGTCCCACGGCGATAATCGGACCTTCCACGTTCATAAATTTCTTTGAATCTACCGAGGATATTTATATGAGATGGAATATGGGTACATTTCTCCGGTTTATCCGCTTTGTAGCGATCTTTTTTTCTATCCTTTTGACTCCGGCATATGTAGCCGTCCTAACGTATCATTATGAAGTCATTCCTTCTGCACTCTTAGTATCATTGGGGCAGTCTCGGTCAAATGTGCCCTTCCCCCCGGTCTTCGAAGCCCTTTTATTGGAGTTTATCATTGAATTGTTAAGAGAGGCCGGAGCCAGATTACCAACCAAGGTTGGACAGACGATGGGAATCGTGGGTGGTATTGTCATCGGACAGGCATCAGTTCAAGCGGGATTCACCAGTAATATCCTGATCATCATCATTGCGATTTCCGCTCTTGGATCTTTTACGGCTCCCAGCTATGCCATCGGGACTGCCGTTCGGATCATTCGTTTCCCGATCATCGTCATGGCAGGATTATATGGCGGCGTCGGAATCATGTTTTGCTTTTGCTTTATCTTGATTCATTTACTGAAGATCACAACATTGGGAAGACCCTATTTATCTCCCATCTATCCATTCAGATTTTCCGATTTGAAATACAGCATATTCCGCATGCCATATCAGTATTTTGTCAAACGTCCCGTTTCCAACCATCCCATTGACAAGGGGCGCATCCCGATCAAAAAAGCAAAGAGGAAAAAAGACGTCGACGAGTAA
- a CDS encoding YuzL family protein: MSNRKKDASKATLGSSQVEGQGTTSQEMPGGVKVPSSRSKKKK; the protein is encoded by the coding sequence ATGAGTAACAGGAAAAAGGATGCATCAAAAGCCACTCTCGGTTCTTCTCAAGTAGAAGGGCAAGGCACGACAAGTCAGGAAATGCCAGGTGGGGTGAAGGTTCCTTCCTCAAGGAGCAAAAAGAAAAAATGA
- a CDS encoding cold-inducible protein YdjO-related protein yields the protein MAFGRRNQVEEEIKTEETKIWACSAEDCKGWMRDNFKSEDTPKCPLCKEDMVTSTKVLQVVDNPHPTMKSS from the coding sequence ATGGCTTTTGGTCGTAGAAATCAAGTTGAGGAAGAAATAAAAACAGAGGAAACAAAGATTTGGGCTTGTTCCGCTGAAGATTGCAAGGGCTGGATGAGAGACAATTTCAAAAGTGAAGATACACCTAAGTGTCCGCTTTGTAAAGAAGATATGGTGACTTCCACTAAAGTACTGCAAGTGGTTGATAATCCCCATCCAACAATGAAATCATCCTGA
- a CDS encoding amidohydrolase, whose protein sequence is MKISNVRLYDGHEYTDPTKKYSVTIEEGRIREITEGERKTENGETVDGMERVLSPAFHDSHMHFLRYGLMKRELDLRHVTSWEEMKKEVLEYYPEMEKGDWVVGRGLDDSEFKDRDDLLTGKDLDELHLHTYMFFLHQDGHECIVNHKVMELLKDEEEFNEIPDAFKEKDDSGEWTGRFKDSAVHFIKHHFRKRSSEDAKDAIKLGIPHMLKHGITTIHTDDLNFIGSYDRLWTAYTGLEEEGELPIRVYLHHYIFKKQHLHDFLERHQERTGEGTEHVKVGAVKIFLDGTQRLHTSAMRIPYKDRPDTNGILIYSQEELNELVRLAGENRMQVAMHAIGDQAVEQAITALEQKEARTDTYHHRIIHAQTLGEDLLYRLEKLKPTIETQPSFLMGEWDQKVKWVGEDLAPYCDAFKSIVNREIPYTLSSDLPIGSIDPFEGMFAAVNRTDLTGNPSGGWQPQEKLTVNEAYRGYTSMPTIIELNEPHNSGTLCEGERADFILLDRHPMEVTSDELNNIRVIETWHKGKKVYSL, encoded by the coding sequence GTGAAGATTTCGAATGTTCGATTATATGACGGCCATGAATATACCGACCCCACTAAGAAATATAGTGTAACGATTGAGGAGGGGAGGATAAGGGAGATCACAGAAGGGGAAAGAAAAACCGAAAACGGGGAAACGGTCGACGGGATGGAAAGAGTGCTTTCCCCGGCATTTCATGATTCACACATGCATTTTTTACGATATGGATTAATGAAGAGGGAACTGGACCTTAGACATGTGACAAGTTGGGAAGAAATGAAAAAGGAAGTTCTTGAATATTATCCTGAGATGGAGAAAGGGGATTGGGTCGTAGGAAGAGGCCTTGATGATAGTGAGTTTAAGGATCGAGATGATCTTTTGACCGGGAAGGATCTGGATGAATTGCATTTACATACGTATATGTTTTTTCTTCATCAGGACGGCCATGAATGCATTGTGAATCATAAGGTCATGGAATTACTAAAGGATGAAGAGGAATTCAACGAAATTCCTGATGCTTTCAAAGAAAAAGATGACAGTGGGGAATGGACAGGTCGTTTCAAGGATAGTGCCGTACATTTCATCAAACATCATTTCCGGAAGAGAAGCAGTGAAGATGCCAAGGATGCAATCAAACTCGGAATTCCTCATATGCTCAAGCATGGGATTACGACCATTCACACGGACGACCTGAATTTCATAGGGTCTTATGACCGGTTGTGGACGGCCTATACGGGTTTGGAAGAAGAAGGGGAATTACCGATCAGAGTATATTTGCATCATTACATCTTTAAAAAACAGCATCTGCATGATTTTCTCGAGCGCCATCAAGAACGGACAGGCGAAGGTACAGAACATGTAAAAGTAGGCGCTGTGAAGATTTTCCTTGATGGGACTCAACGTCTTCATACATCGGCCATGAGGATCCCTTATAAGGACCGGCCTGATACAAACGGCATCTTGATCTATTCCCAGGAAGAGCTGAATGAACTGGTAAGGCTGGCAGGTGAAAATCGAATGCAGGTGGCCATGCATGCCATCGGTGATCAAGCGGTAGAACAGGCGATTACCGCACTCGAACAGAAAGAAGCGCGAACCGATACGTATCATCACAGGATCATCCATGCTCAAACCTTGGGGGAGGATTTACTATACCGGTTGGAAAAACTCAAACCCACGATTGAAACTCAGCCTTCTTTCTTGATGGGGGAATGGGACCAAAAAGTAAAATGGGTAGGGGAAGATCTTGCTCCCTATTGCGATGCATTTAAAAGTATCGTAAACCGGGAAATCCCCTATACATTAAGCTCGGACTTGCCTATTGGTTCCATCGATCCCTTCGAGGGGATGTTTGCAGCCGTGAATAGGACCGACCTTACTGGAAATCCATCAGGTGGCTGGCAGCCCCAGGAAAAGCTGACAGTGAATGAAGCGTATAGGGGATATACGTCCATGCCCACCATCATCGAATTAAATGAACCACATAATTCAGGAACCCTCTGTGAAGGAGAACGTGCAGATTTCATCCTGCTGGATCGACATCCAATGGAGGTTACAAGCGATGAATTAAACAACATCAGGGTAATAGAAACATGGCATAAAGGTAAGAAGGTTTATTCATTATAA
- the recQ gene encoding DNA helicase RecQ yields MITEAKKVLKQYFGYDEFRDGQASIIEYILDGKNTVGIMPTGGGKSLCYQIPALMLDGVTLVISPLISLMKDQVDSLIHQGIPATYINSTLSTSEVENRMEEISAGEYKLVYIAPERLESYGFLRFLDSLPIPLVAVDEAHCLSQWGHDFRPSYLGIYNAVNQLRANPAILALTATATPQVQSDILHHLHIPEKYKVLTGFQRTNLFFQVVKGEDRKRWVEGYVKKNQQHSGIIYCATRKEVENLYMFFEKKGVAVGKYHGGLSDALRQDQQEAFLNDSITIMIATNAFGMGINKSNVRFVIHYQIPKNMEGYYQEAGRAGRDGVDSECVLLFSPQDIQTQRYIIDQNIINPELHQNEMQKLRDMVDFVHTESCLQNYILAYFGERVEEPCGHCSNCLDERESEDVTKEAQMVLSCMMRMNERFGTSLISGVLTGSKNKKILEWGFDRLSTYGLMKDQSQKEVGLFIDYLISEGVIQVEGGSFPVLKVSSKGKEVLMGERTVSRKVQPTVSGIIPKEDGLFQTLRVLRKTIADSEGVPPFVIFSDKALQDMCVKMPKTSEEFLQVSGVGESKKDRYGEMFIAEISAFLEENPTHQVETVKPVPAPARKANHSDTASYLISYALFKEYKGIKEIAKERGMSTATIENHIIRTYQEGILDDWSILFTDEEESLIEEAVSKAGTDLLKPIKEELPKEISYFQIKGYLVKSGQSS; encoded by the coding sequence GTGATCACAGAAGCAAAAAAAGTATTAAAGCAATACTTTGGTTATGATGAATTCAGGGATGGTCAAGCAAGTATCATTGAATACATATTAGACGGGAAAAACACAGTCGGCATTATGCCCACTGGCGGTGGGAAATCACTTTGTTACCAGATTCCCGCACTTATGCTCGATGGCGTGACCCTGGTGATCTCACCCCTTATCTCGCTGATGAAGGACCAGGTGGATTCATTGATTCATCAAGGGATTCCCGCTACCTACATTAATAGCACCCTATCAACCAGTGAAGTAGAGAATAGAATGGAAGAGATATCAGCGGGGGAATACAAGCTTGTTTATATTGCTCCCGAGCGATTAGAATCTTATGGTTTCCTTCGTTTCCTCGATAGTTTGCCCATTCCCCTTGTAGCTGTTGACGAAGCCCATTGTTTATCCCAATGGGGCCATGATTTCAGACCAAGCTATTTAGGGATCTACAATGCTGTGAACCAACTCCGTGCAAATCCGGCGATTCTTGCTCTTACAGCCACTGCCACTCCCCAAGTGCAATCCGATATTCTTCATCACTTGCACATTCCGGAAAAATACAAAGTATTAACAGGATTTCAGAGGACGAACTTATTTTTCCAGGTAGTAAAAGGAGAAGATCGAAAGCGTTGGGTAGAAGGGTATGTAAAAAAGAATCAGCAGCATTCAGGCATTATCTATTGTGCGACACGCAAAGAAGTTGAAAACCTTTATATGTTTTTTGAGAAAAAAGGAGTGGCCGTCGGGAAATATCATGGCGGGCTTTCTGACGCATTAAGGCAGGACCAGCAGGAAGCTTTCCTGAATGATTCCATCACGATCATGATAGCGACCAATGCGTTTGGAATGGGGATTAATAAGTCGAATGTCCGCTTCGTGATTCATTATCAAATTCCGAAGAATATGGAGGGATACTATCAAGAGGCCGGCAGGGCAGGCCGTGATGGAGTGGATAGCGAGTGTGTGTTATTGTTTTCCCCTCAGGATATCCAGACGCAGCGGTACATCATTGATCAAAATATCATTAATCCGGAATTGCATCAGAATGAGATGCAGAAATTACGTGACATGGTTGATTTTGTCCATACCGAATCCTGTCTACAGAACTACATACTCGCATATTTTGGGGAACGCGTAGAGGAACCCTGCGGCCATTGCAGCAATTGCCTGGATGAGAGAGAATCCGAGGATGTCACAAAGGAAGCACAAATGGTATTATCCTGTATGATGAGAATGAATGAGAGGTTTGGAACCTCCCTTATCAGTGGTGTGTTGACGGGATCAAAGAATAAGAAAATCCTTGAATGGGGATTCGACCGGTTATCCACCTATGGACTAATGAAGGATCAATCTCAGAAAGAAGTCGGACTGTTCATCGATTATTTGATATCTGAAGGGGTCATCCAGGTGGAAGGGGGCAGTTTTCCCGTTCTGAAAGTGTCATCCAAGGGAAAAGAGGTATTGATGGGAGAAAGAACCGTATCCAGAAAGGTACAGCCTACGGTTTCTGGCATTATCCCTAAGGAAGATGGTTTATTTCAGACCCTCAGAGTCCTCAGGAAAACAATTGCAGACTCAGAAGGGGTCCCGCCCTTTGTCATTTTCTCGGATAAGGCATTACAGGATATGTGTGTGAAAATGCCAAAAACCTCAGAAGAATTTCTTCAGGTAAGTGGAGTGGGGGAAAGCAAGAAGGATCGCTATGGAGAAATGTTCATTGCGGAAATCTCAGCTTTCTTAGAAGAGAATCCAACGCATCAGGTGGAGACGGTCAAGCCGGTACCTGCACCTGCCCGGAAGGCAAACCATTCTGATACGGCATCCTATTTGATCAGTTATGCCTTATTTAAGGAATACAAAGGAATTAAAGAAATTGCGAAAGAGAGGGGGATGAGTACGGCTACGATTGAAAACCACATCATCCGTACCTATCAGGAAGGGATCCTTGATGACTGGAGCATCCTATTTACAGATGAAGAGGAAAGCCTGATTGAAGAAGCAGTTTCAAAGGCAGGGACAGACCTCTTGAAACCAATAAAAGAAGAGCTGCCTAAAGAGATCAGCTATTTTCAAATCAAAGGGTATTTAGTGAAGAGCGGACAAAGTTCATAG